In the genome of Ctenopharyngodon idella isolate HZGC_01 chromosome 19, HZGC01, whole genome shotgun sequence, one region contains:
- the snx13 gene encoding sorting nexin-13 isoform X3, protein MFAEASLSIWGWGGLGVVLFLISFGPFAIFYLAFYILCFIGGGFVVLLLFGKTNSEKHLERCEHSYLPSTQPAILKVSEEMKSESKPIKIDRRLTGSNIIDEPLQQVIQFALRDYIQYWYYTLSDDETFLLEIRQTVQNALVQFSTRSKEVDWQPYFTTRLVDDFATHLRVFRKAQERLNEREDPKQRDAPEELLDSFFEAEVEMERNICRDMVCMSRKDEEGYLRDLCEVLLYLLLPSGDFHNKNMRYFLREVLARGVLLPLINQLSDPDYINQFVIWMIHDSSCNYEAFLNILKLTDKPPELEAVKDKVLEELQHLRSLDTGAEDINIIKNQMNSLLFVKKVCETRIQRLQSGKEVDALKLAANFGKLCVIPLEHILVHNIALQFFMDYMQHMGGQAVLFFWLTVEGYRVTAQQQLEVLQSSQRDGKKQSTQTTKGLLRAAAVGVYDQYLSEKASPRVQVDEASVTRLAQKLSKEDPTPEIFDEIQRKVYDMMLKDERYYPSFRQHPLYVRMLAELDMLKEPSFRGSDDGDGESFNGSPTGSINLSLDDLSSGSVDESAQLHAFISDTVDAFLNQLPMAGVCNDHGKTYALYTITVIRKNSDGSEDIWKTYRRYSDFHDFHMRITEQFESLGPILKLPGKKTFNNMDKEFLEKRKKDLNSYLQLLLNPEMVKACPVLLPYVYDFLENKAYSKGKGEFARKVPPLLQKSDIDPEHCRVSAQLDDNVDDNIPLRVMLLLMDEVFDLKERNQWLRRNIKNLLQQLIKATYGDTINRKIVDHVDYMTSPEQVSDYVKRFRDSYWPNGILAETPPRRDKSLRMRTRVAAKTTLLGIMPDELKHIIGADTTRKGILRVFDMFQHQSLNRRLVYVFLEGFLETLFPQYKFPELFVKLHSRSPRVLKYSQKMRSLHKR, encoded by the exons GCCAGTCTGTCCATCTGGGGATGGGGGGGTCTGGGAGTCGTCCTCTTCCTCATCTCATTTGGACCCTTTGCCATCTTTTATCTGGCCTTCTACATCCTCTGTTTCATTGGAGG GGGTTTTGTAGTGCTGCTTTTATTTGGAAAGACAAACTCAGAGAAGCACCTGGAAAGGTGCGAACACTCCTACCTGCCATCTACACAGCCGGCCATACTGAAG GTTTCGGAAGAGATGAAATCAGAGTCCAAACCCATCAAGATCGACCGTCGTCTGACAGGATCCAATATCATAGATGAGCCACTGCAGCAG GTCATCCAGTTTGCTTTGAGGGACTATATCCAGTATTGGTACTACACACTGAGTGATGATGAAACGTTCCTCTTGGAGATCCGTCAGACAGTCCAGAACGCCCTCGTCCAGTTCTCCACCAG GTCTAAAGAGGTGGACTGGCAGCCGTATTTCACCACCAGACTGGTGGATGATTTTGCAACTCATCTGCGTGTTTTCAGGAAAGCTCAAGAGAGGCTGAATGAGAGAGAAGATCCTAAACAAC GTGACGCTCCTGAGGAGCTGCTGGACTCGTTTTTTGAGGCGGAGGTAGAAATGGAGAGGAATATTTGTAGAGACATGGTGTGCATGTCACGCAAGGATGAAGAAG GTTACCTGCGGGATCTCTGTGAGGTGCTGCTGTACCTGTTACTACCTTCTGGAGATTTCCACAACAAGAATATGAGATACTTCCTCAGG GAAGTTTTGGCCAGAGGAGTCCTGCTGCCCTTAATTAACCAGCTCAGTGACCCTGATTACATCAATCAGTTCGTCATCTGGATG attCATGACTCAAGCTGTAACTATGAGGCCTTCTTGAACATCTTAAAGCTGACCGACAAACCTCCCGAGCTGGAGGCCGTCAAAGACAAAGTCCTGGAGGAGCTTCAGCATCTCCGATCTCTGGACACGGGCGCAGAAG ATATCAACATAATAAAGAATCAAATGAATAGTTTGCTTTTTGTGAAGAAAGTCTGTGAAACACGAATACAAAGGCTACAATCAGGAAAG GAAGTTGACGCTTTGAAACTCGCAGCTAATTTTGGGAAGTTGTGCGTGATTCCGTTGGAACATATCCTAGTGCATAACATCGCGCTGCAGTTCTTCATGG ACTACATGCAGCACATGGGCGGTCAGGCAGTTCTGTTCTTCTGGCTGACGGTGGAGGGTTATCGGGTCACGGCGCAGCAGCAGTTGGAGGTCTTACAGAGCAGCCAGAGGGATGGAAAAAAGCAGAGCACCCAGACAACCAAAGGGCTGCTGAGAGCCGCTGCGGTGGGCGTCTACGACCAGTACCTATCTGAGAAG GCCTCTCCTAGGGTGCAGGTGGATGAAGCGTCTGTAACCAGGCTGGCTCAAAAACTCAGTAAAGAGGATCCCACGCCTGAGATATTTGATGAGATCCAGAGAAAG GTGTATGATATGATGTTGAAGGATGAGCGGTATTACCCGTCTTTTAGGCAGCACCCGCTGTATGTGAGGATGCTGGCCGAGCTGGACATGCTGAAGGAACCCAGTTTCAGGGGATCTGATGACGGGGACGGAG AGTCATTCAACGGGTCTCCAACAGGAAGCATTAATTTA tcATTAGATGATCTCAGCAGCGGGAGCGTAGATGAGTCTGCTCAGCTTCATGCATTTATCTCTGATACAG TTGATGCTTTTCTAAACCAACTTCCTATGGCAGGCGTTTGTAACGATCATGGGAAGACGTACGCCCTCTACACCATCACCGTCATACGCAAGAACTCCGACGGCAGTGAGGACATCTGGAAGACGTACCGCCGCTACAGCGATTTTCACGACTTCCACATGCGCATCACGGAGCAG TTTGAGAGCCTTGGTCCGATTCTCAAGCTTCCTGGCAAAAAAACCTTTAACAACATGGACAAGGAGTTTTTGGAGAAAAGGAAGAAGGACCTGAACTCATATTTACAG TTGCTATTGAATCCTGAGATGGTAAAGGCCTGTCCCGTGCTGTTGCCCTACGTCTATGACTTTCTGGAAAACAAAGCGTACAGCAAAGGCAAAGGGGAATTTGCACGCAAG GTGCCTCCTTTACTCCAGAAGTCTGACATCGATCCCGAACACTGCCGCGTCTCAGCCCAGCTGGACGACAAC GTGGATGATAATATTCCACTGAGGGTAATGTTGCTGTTGATGGACGAAGTGTTTGACCTGAAGGAGAGAAATCAGTGGCTGCGGAGAAACATCAAAAACCTCTTACAGCAGCTAATAAAAGCGACGTATGGAGACACGATTAACAG GAAAATCGTGGATCACGTCGACTACATGACCTCTCCTGAGCAAGTGTCTGATTATGTGAAGAGATTCAG AGACTCTTACTGGCCGAACGGGATTCTCGCCGAGACACCGCCCCGCAGAGACAAAAGCCTCCGCATGAGGACGCGGGTCGCCGCCAAAACCACACTCTTGGGCATTATGCCGG
- the snx13 gene encoding sorting nexin-13 isoform X1: protein MFAEASLSIWGWGGLGVVLFLISFGPFAIFYLAFYILCFIGGGFVVLLLFGKTNSEKHLERCEHSYLPSTQPAILKVSEEMKSESKPIKIDRRLTGSNIIDEPLQQVIQFALRDYIQYWYYTLSDDETFLLEIRQTVQNALVQFSTRSKEVDWQPYFTTRLVDDFATHLRVFRKAQERLNEREDPKQRDAPEELLDSFFEAEVEMERNICRDMVCMSRKDEEGYLRDLCEVLLYLLLPSGDFHNKNMRYFLREVLARGVLLPLINQLSDPDYINQFVIWMIHDSSCNYEAFLNILKLTDKPPELEAVKDKVLEELQHLRSLDTGAEDINIIKNQMNSLLFVKKVCETRIQRLQSGKEVDALKLAANFGKLCVIPLEHILVHNIALQFFMDYMQHMGGQAVLFFWLTVEGYRVTAQQQLEVLQSSQRDGKKQSTQTTKGLLRAAAVGVYDQYLSEKASPRVQVDEASVTRLAQKLSKEDPTPEIFDEIQRKVYDMMLKDERYYPSFRQHPLYVRMLAELDMLKEPSFRGSDDGDGESFNGSPTGSINLSLDDLSSGSVDESAQLHAFISDTVDAFLNQLPMAGVCNDHGKTYALYTITVIRKNSDGSEDIWKTYRRYSDFHDFHMRITEQFESLGPILKLPGKKTFNNMDKEFLEKRKKDLNSYLQLLLNPEMVKACPVLLPYVYDFLENKAYSKGKGEFARKMDTFVNPLRSSMRNVSNAVKSLPDSLAEGVSKVSADVGQDFKKLGQDIKQSIFKVPPLLQKSDIDPEHCRVSAQLDDNVDDNIPLRVMLLLMDEVFDLKERNQWLRRNIKNLLQQLIKATYGDTINRKIVDHVDYMTSPEQVSDYVKRFRDSYWPNGILAETPPRRDKSLRMRTRVAAKTTLLGIMPDELKHIIGADTTRKGILRVFDMFQHQSLNRRLVYVFLEGFLETLFPQYKFPELFVKLHSRSPRVLKYSQKMRSLHKR from the exons GCCAGTCTGTCCATCTGGGGATGGGGGGGTCTGGGAGTCGTCCTCTTCCTCATCTCATTTGGACCCTTTGCCATCTTTTATCTGGCCTTCTACATCCTCTGTTTCATTGGAGG GGGTTTTGTAGTGCTGCTTTTATTTGGAAAGACAAACTCAGAGAAGCACCTGGAAAGGTGCGAACACTCCTACCTGCCATCTACACAGCCGGCCATACTGAAG GTTTCGGAAGAGATGAAATCAGAGTCCAAACCCATCAAGATCGACCGTCGTCTGACAGGATCCAATATCATAGATGAGCCACTGCAGCAG GTCATCCAGTTTGCTTTGAGGGACTATATCCAGTATTGGTACTACACACTGAGTGATGATGAAACGTTCCTCTTGGAGATCCGTCAGACAGTCCAGAACGCCCTCGTCCAGTTCTCCACCAG GTCTAAAGAGGTGGACTGGCAGCCGTATTTCACCACCAGACTGGTGGATGATTTTGCAACTCATCTGCGTGTTTTCAGGAAAGCTCAAGAGAGGCTGAATGAGAGAGAAGATCCTAAACAAC GTGACGCTCCTGAGGAGCTGCTGGACTCGTTTTTTGAGGCGGAGGTAGAAATGGAGAGGAATATTTGTAGAGACATGGTGTGCATGTCACGCAAGGATGAAGAAG GTTACCTGCGGGATCTCTGTGAGGTGCTGCTGTACCTGTTACTACCTTCTGGAGATTTCCACAACAAGAATATGAGATACTTCCTCAGG GAAGTTTTGGCCAGAGGAGTCCTGCTGCCCTTAATTAACCAGCTCAGTGACCCTGATTACATCAATCAGTTCGTCATCTGGATG attCATGACTCAAGCTGTAACTATGAGGCCTTCTTGAACATCTTAAAGCTGACCGACAAACCTCCCGAGCTGGAGGCCGTCAAAGACAAAGTCCTGGAGGAGCTTCAGCATCTCCGATCTCTGGACACGGGCGCAGAAG ATATCAACATAATAAAGAATCAAATGAATAGTTTGCTTTTTGTGAAGAAAGTCTGTGAAACACGAATACAAAGGCTACAATCAGGAAAG GAAGTTGACGCTTTGAAACTCGCAGCTAATTTTGGGAAGTTGTGCGTGATTCCGTTGGAACATATCCTAGTGCATAACATCGCGCTGCAGTTCTTCATGG ACTACATGCAGCACATGGGCGGTCAGGCAGTTCTGTTCTTCTGGCTGACGGTGGAGGGTTATCGGGTCACGGCGCAGCAGCAGTTGGAGGTCTTACAGAGCAGCCAGAGGGATGGAAAAAAGCAGAGCACCCAGACAACCAAAGGGCTGCTGAGAGCCGCTGCGGTGGGCGTCTACGACCAGTACCTATCTGAGAAG GCCTCTCCTAGGGTGCAGGTGGATGAAGCGTCTGTAACCAGGCTGGCTCAAAAACTCAGTAAAGAGGATCCCACGCCTGAGATATTTGATGAGATCCAGAGAAAG GTGTATGATATGATGTTGAAGGATGAGCGGTATTACCCGTCTTTTAGGCAGCACCCGCTGTATGTGAGGATGCTGGCCGAGCTGGACATGCTGAAGGAACCCAGTTTCAGGGGATCTGATGACGGGGACGGAG AGTCATTCAACGGGTCTCCAACAGGAAGCATTAATTTA tcATTAGATGATCTCAGCAGCGGGAGCGTAGATGAGTCTGCTCAGCTTCATGCATTTATCTCTGATACAG TTGATGCTTTTCTAAACCAACTTCCTATGGCAGGCGTTTGTAACGATCATGGGAAGACGTACGCCCTCTACACCATCACCGTCATACGCAAGAACTCCGACGGCAGTGAGGACATCTGGAAGACGTACCGCCGCTACAGCGATTTTCACGACTTCCACATGCGCATCACGGAGCAG TTTGAGAGCCTTGGTCCGATTCTCAAGCTTCCTGGCAAAAAAACCTTTAACAACATGGACAAGGAGTTTTTGGAGAAAAGGAAGAAGGACCTGAACTCATATTTACAG TTGCTATTGAATCCTGAGATGGTAAAGGCCTGTCCCGTGCTGTTGCCCTACGTCTATGACTTTCTGGAAAACAAAGCGTACAGCAAAGGCAAAGGGGAATTTGCACGCAAG ATGGACACGTTTGTGAATCCTCTCCGGAGCTCCATGCGGAATGTGTCCAATGCCGTGAAGTCACTGCCGGACAGCCTGGCCGAGGGAGTGTCCAAAGTCTCGGCGGACGTGGGCCAGGATTTTAAGAAACTTGGCCAGGATATTAAACAATCCATATTTAAG GTGCCTCCTTTACTCCAGAAGTCTGACATCGATCCCGAACACTGCCGCGTCTCAGCCCAGCTGGACGACAAC GTGGATGATAATATTCCACTGAGGGTAATGTTGCTGTTGATGGACGAAGTGTTTGACCTGAAGGAGAGAAATCAGTGGCTGCGGAGAAACATCAAAAACCTCTTACAGCAGCTAATAAAAGCGACGTATGGAGACACGATTAACAG GAAAATCGTGGATCACGTCGACTACATGACCTCTCCTGAGCAAGTGTCTGATTATGTGAAGAGATTCAG AGACTCTTACTGGCCGAACGGGATTCTCGCCGAGACACCGCCCCGCAGAGACAAAAGCCTCCGCATGAGGACGCGGGTCGCCGCCAAAACCACACTCTTGGGCATTATGCCGG
- the snx13 gene encoding sorting nexin-13 isoform X2, with amino-acid sequence MFAEASLSIWGWGGLGVVLFLISFGPFAIFYLAFYILCFIGGGFVVLLLFGKTNSEKHLERCEHSYLPSTQPAILKVSEEMKSESKPIKIDRRLTGSNIIDEPLQQVIQFALRDYIQYWYYTLSDDETFLLEIRQTVQNALVQFSTRSKEVDWQPYFTTRLVDDFATHLRVFRKAQERLNEREDPKQRDAPEELLDSFFEAEVEMERNICRDMVCMSRKDEEGYLRDLCEVLLYLLLPSGDFHNKNMRYFLREVLARGVLLPLINQLSDPDYINQFVIWMIHDSSCNYEAFLNILKLTDKPPELEAVKDKVLEELQHLRSLDTGAEDINIIKNQMNSLLFVKKVCETRIQRLQSGKEVDALKLAANFGKLCVIPLEHILVHNIALQFFMDYMQHMGGQAVLFFWLTVEGYRVTAQQQLEVLQSSQRDGKKQSTQTTKGLLRAAAVGVYDQYLSEKASPRVQVDEASVTRLAQKLSKEDPTPEIFDEIQRKVYDMMLKDERYYPSFRQHPLYVRMLAELDMLKEPSFRGSDDGDGESFNGSPTGSINLSLDDLSSGSVDESAQLHAFISDTGVCNDHGKTYALYTITVIRKNSDGSEDIWKTYRRYSDFHDFHMRITEQFESLGPILKLPGKKTFNNMDKEFLEKRKKDLNSYLQLLLNPEMVKACPVLLPYVYDFLENKAYSKGKGEFARKMDTFVNPLRSSMRNVSNAVKSLPDSLAEGVSKVSADVGQDFKKLGQDIKQSIFKVPPLLQKSDIDPEHCRVSAQLDDNVDDNIPLRVMLLLMDEVFDLKERNQWLRRNIKNLLQQLIKATYGDTINRKIVDHVDYMTSPEQVSDYVKRFRDSYWPNGILAETPPRRDKSLRMRTRVAAKTTLLGIMPDELKHIIGADTTRKGILRVFDMFQHQSLNRRLVYVFLEGFLETLFPQYKFPELFVKLHSRSPRVLKYSQKMRSLHKR; translated from the exons GCCAGTCTGTCCATCTGGGGATGGGGGGGTCTGGGAGTCGTCCTCTTCCTCATCTCATTTGGACCCTTTGCCATCTTTTATCTGGCCTTCTACATCCTCTGTTTCATTGGAGG GGGTTTTGTAGTGCTGCTTTTATTTGGAAAGACAAACTCAGAGAAGCACCTGGAAAGGTGCGAACACTCCTACCTGCCATCTACACAGCCGGCCATACTGAAG GTTTCGGAAGAGATGAAATCAGAGTCCAAACCCATCAAGATCGACCGTCGTCTGACAGGATCCAATATCATAGATGAGCCACTGCAGCAG GTCATCCAGTTTGCTTTGAGGGACTATATCCAGTATTGGTACTACACACTGAGTGATGATGAAACGTTCCTCTTGGAGATCCGTCAGACAGTCCAGAACGCCCTCGTCCAGTTCTCCACCAG GTCTAAAGAGGTGGACTGGCAGCCGTATTTCACCACCAGACTGGTGGATGATTTTGCAACTCATCTGCGTGTTTTCAGGAAAGCTCAAGAGAGGCTGAATGAGAGAGAAGATCCTAAACAAC GTGACGCTCCTGAGGAGCTGCTGGACTCGTTTTTTGAGGCGGAGGTAGAAATGGAGAGGAATATTTGTAGAGACATGGTGTGCATGTCACGCAAGGATGAAGAAG GTTACCTGCGGGATCTCTGTGAGGTGCTGCTGTACCTGTTACTACCTTCTGGAGATTTCCACAACAAGAATATGAGATACTTCCTCAGG GAAGTTTTGGCCAGAGGAGTCCTGCTGCCCTTAATTAACCAGCTCAGTGACCCTGATTACATCAATCAGTTCGTCATCTGGATG attCATGACTCAAGCTGTAACTATGAGGCCTTCTTGAACATCTTAAAGCTGACCGACAAACCTCCCGAGCTGGAGGCCGTCAAAGACAAAGTCCTGGAGGAGCTTCAGCATCTCCGATCTCTGGACACGGGCGCAGAAG ATATCAACATAATAAAGAATCAAATGAATAGTTTGCTTTTTGTGAAGAAAGTCTGTGAAACACGAATACAAAGGCTACAATCAGGAAAG GAAGTTGACGCTTTGAAACTCGCAGCTAATTTTGGGAAGTTGTGCGTGATTCCGTTGGAACATATCCTAGTGCATAACATCGCGCTGCAGTTCTTCATGG ACTACATGCAGCACATGGGCGGTCAGGCAGTTCTGTTCTTCTGGCTGACGGTGGAGGGTTATCGGGTCACGGCGCAGCAGCAGTTGGAGGTCTTACAGAGCAGCCAGAGGGATGGAAAAAAGCAGAGCACCCAGACAACCAAAGGGCTGCTGAGAGCCGCTGCGGTGGGCGTCTACGACCAGTACCTATCTGAGAAG GCCTCTCCTAGGGTGCAGGTGGATGAAGCGTCTGTAACCAGGCTGGCTCAAAAACTCAGTAAAGAGGATCCCACGCCTGAGATATTTGATGAGATCCAGAGAAAG GTGTATGATATGATGTTGAAGGATGAGCGGTATTACCCGTCTTTTAGGCAGCACCCGCTGTATGTGAGGATGCTGGCCGAGCTGGACATGCTGAAGGAACCCAGTTTCAGGGGATCTGATGACGGGGACGGAG AGTCATTCAACGGGTCTCCAACAGGAAGCATTAATTTA tcATTAGATGATCTCAGCAGCGGGAGCGTAGATGAGTCTGCTCAGCTTCATGCATTTATCTCTGATACAG GCGTTTGTAACGATCATGGGAAGACGTACGCCCTCTACACCATCACCGTCATACGCAAGAACTCCGACGGCAGTGAGGACATCTGGAAGACGTACCGCCGCTACAGCGATTTTCACGACTTCCACATGCGCATCACGGAGCAG TTTGAGAGCCTTGGTCCGATTCTCAAGCTTCCTGGCAAAAAAACCTTTAACAACATGGACAAGGAGTTTTTGGAGAAAAGGAAGAAGGACCTGAACTCATATTTACAG TTGCTATTGAATCCTGAGATGGTAAAGGCCTGTCCCGTGCTGTTGCCCTACGTCTATGACTTTCTGGAAAACAAAGCGTACAGCAAAGGCAAAGGGGAATTTGCACGCAAG ATGGACACGTTTGTGAATCCTCTCCGGAGCTCCATGCGGAATGTGTCCAATGCCGTGAAGTCACTGCCGGACAGCCTGGCCGAGGGAGTGTCCAAAGTCTCGGCGGACGTGGGCCAGGATTTTAAGAAACTTGGCCAGGATATTAAACAATCCATATTTAAG GTGCCTCCTTTACTCCAGAAGTCTGACATCGATCCCGAACACTGCCGCGTCTCAGCCCAGCTGGACGACAAC GTGGATGATAATATTCCACTGAGGGTAATGTTGCTGTTGATGGACGAAGTGTTTGACCTGAAGGAGAGAAATCAGTGGCTGCGGAGAAACATCAAAAACCTCTTACAGCAGCTAATAAAAGCGACGTATGGAGACACGATTAACAG GAAAATCGTGGATCACGTCGACTACATGACCTCTCCTGAGCAAGTGTCTGATTATGTGAAGAGATTCAG AGACTCTTACTGGCCGAACGGGATTCTCGCCGAGACACCGCCCCGCAGAGACAAAAGCCTCCGCATGAGGACGCGGGTCGCCGCCAAAACCACACTCTTGGGCATTATGCCGG